GGTTGCAGCTTGTCTGTTCAACCATGATCTGAGCACTAGCCCACGCACACAAGGGTGCCTCCTTCCCTCCCGTGGTAGAAAGTGCACATCTCAcacagtcagaacagtaggctggTAGGCTGCAGCCTGTGTGATGTGAGCACTAGCACAGTCACTCGTGTGCCTCCAATCCTCCCGTGGTAGGCAGTGCACACGTCAGACAGTCAGATGGTACAGTAGATAGTAAGCTACAGCCTCAGTCCTCTACACATTCATATCTACTGATTTGTGTTCTCTTTCAAGCCAAATTAACCCTCATATTAACCCTTAAAATCTATAAATCATATTTTCCCATCAAAGCTCACCCTCTACCCATTCCCTGAACcaatcctcctccctccctttttGAAATGTCAGGCTATAGTaggcccctcccctcccctggccCCTCTACCCTAGGTCCCTCACTGAGTGCTGTACACACCGCTGAGCAGGcggctcttcttctcctccttctggCTCTCGTTCTTCAGGTCAGCAAACATCTGGGAGAAGAAGTTAGGGTCTGTGTTCATCTGGAGCATCTTACCACTCATCAGCTTGGTGATGGACATGCAGCGGATCCAGAAGGTCTGCCTGCAGGTCTCCACCAGGAAGGGTCTCAGGGGGTAGGAGATCTCGTTGCCCATGTAGGAGCAGGTCGTGTAGAGGCAAGTAAGCAGCACGGCATGCAGCTCATGCAAGGTGGCCACCTCGGAGGAGACCGCCTCGCGGCACAGCATGTAGAGGAAGACCACCATGGCCGGGTTGATGCAGCTCTGGTTCTGATAGCAGTTGTCCAGCAGATAACGGTCAACCACCCGCAGCCACAGCTCCGGGCCCATGGAAGACATGTCCTGGATCAGGTAGCAGCGCCGGCACAGGATCTCACCCAGGCAGCGCAGCAGCTCGCCGGTTGTAGCGTGGACCATCACCGGCCTCTTGGGCGTGTCGAGGTCCTGGACGATCACCGTCTGGAGCGTGTCGGGGGCCGTGTTGGAGTTGGTCAAGGGGGCCTTCTCGACCGACGAGGCGGCGTTGTTGGAGCTGTTGGCGATGGCTGGAGTGCTCTGGTACTGGGTGGACAGCTTGTCACAGGATTGAGACTTCTCCAGGGTGAGGGTGGACAAGTTGGAGGAGGACTGAGACTTCTCCAGGTTCTCGTTACTCAGATGGGCGATGTTGTTTTGGTTGGTGTTCTCGTGGGCCTGCATCTTCTTGGAGCCCTTCTTCGTCACAATCCGCCTCCATGGCGAGTACCGCTTCAGGGTCTTGTCTTTGCCGCTCTTACGGGTCTGGACTTCAAAGAAGTGGCCCACCGTGTCCGGCCCATCTTTGAAGTGGACTGCCTTCTCGCGGAGTGAGATAGACATTGGTCTATAGTGCCTGTGGAAAACAAAATGCTTCAATATTAGCAAAATGAAATGCATGGCATCAGTTCAGTAGGCCTATCTAGCTCAGCTATGGGTGTCTCCCagatggcaacctattccctatatagtgcactgctttttacCAAGGCCTATAGGagtctggtcaaagtagtgcaatatataggaaatagggttccATGTGGGACATAATCTAAATCAAAGAGTATTAAGCATAGACATTAGGGTTATGTGTTCATAAACATGAGCAATATAACATTTCAAAGCAAAACAAAAATATTACTCACTGATTTCAAGTTGATATGTGAAAAATTGTAAAGATAATTCAATATTTTCTTCGTTAATTGAAAGGTAAAGACGGGTTGTCCAGGTGCTTTGAGTTCAAGGCTGTTATGGTTGTGAACATCGGAATTGTCCAAGGTTCTGAAATCGAGCGTTCTGAAATTGTGTGTCCCCGTCGTAATAAAGAAGCATGTCATAGAGGCGATTTTGTGAAAGATTAAGTTTGATGttggcaaaaataaataaataaacaaataaataaagtcAGATTTTCGCCATGATAGAATTTGCCTCATATTTGCTATAGCCTAGCTCAATACGTTGAAAACGAAATAATCTTTGAGTGACTGCTACGCTACAGCGTTATATTTCTGGCCTCAATGGATGAATAACATGTATCTGCGAGTGTTTTGCATGGATCTCAATGGTCTGTCAAATTAAATTGGCACCTCTGTCAGGTGCGCGCTTATCTCGTTCACCACCAGACTCTTCTTCCCCCTAAAGGGTGCGTTAGTCATTTCACTTTAGCAATCTACTCCGATAATGAGCATTTAGCCTAGGGACAAATAGGTGCTCGCCTATAATCGCTATTTGAAGTGGAGAGCATACAGGCCTACTTCTATGTCAGGACTGACTGAAGGACTAGCTTAAAATGCGTTATAGAAGTAGGCTAAATAGCCTTTTCGTGTAAAACGCAACATAAGAACCAGCAGTAGCTCAAATAAAAACGTCTAAAACTACACTCCAAAGTTATAAAAAAAGATATACCGTACCAgttaaaggtttggacacacctactcattcaagggtttttctacattgtagaataatagtgaagacatcaaaactatgaaataacacatatggaatcatgtagtaaccaaaaaagtattaaacacataaaaatatattttatatttgagattcttcaaacaccgctcttgctgctggtgattctcagatccacctctaggcagacgacaccattttgtatacatctggcccttcattggacactgtgttaacaaacctccaaacgagcttcaatgccatacaacacaacttccgtagcctccaactgctcttaaacacaagtaaaatgaaatgcatgctcttcacccacccaaagccccatatactacccaccactgcgacctgtatgctcttgttggctggtccacactacatattcgttggcaaacccactggctccaggccatctataaatcacttctaggcaaatcccctccttatcttagcttatcctaatctctgaagctggagacttatctaacttatctaactttaagcatcatttGTCAGAccaccttactgatcactgcacctgtacacagcccttctgaaattagcccacccaactacctcatccccatattgttatttattttgctaatttacaccccagtatctctatttgcacattatctcttgtacatctatcattccagtgttaatactaattgtaattattttgcactatggcctatttattgccttacctccataactttctacatttgcacacactgtatatattttctgtagtatttttgactttatgttttgttttaccccatatgtaactctgtgttgttgtttttattgcactgctttgttttatcttggccaggtggcagttgtaaatgagaacttgttctcaactggcttacctggttaaataaaggtgaaattaaaacattaaaaaatcagt
This is a stretch of genomic DNA from Coregonus clupeaformis isolate EN_2021a unplaced genomic scaffold, ASM2061545v1 scaf1786, whole genome shotgun sequence. It encodes these proteins:
- the LOC123487547 gene encoding cyclin-dependent kinase 5 activator 1-like yields the protein MSISLREKAVHFKDGPDTVGHFFEVQTRKSGKDKTLKRYSPWRRIVTKKGSKKMQAHENTNQNNIAHLSNENLEKSQSSSNLSTLTLEKSQSCDKLSTQYQSTPAIANSSNNAASSVEKAPLTNSNTAPDTLQTVIVQDLDTPKRPVMVHATTGELLRCLGEILCRRCYLIQDMSSMGPELWLRVVDRYLLDNCYQNQSCINPAMVVFLYMLCREAVSSEVATLHELHAVLLTCLYTTCSYMGNEISYPLRPFLVETCRQTFWIRCMSITKLMSGKMLQMNTDPNFFSQMFADLKNESQKEEKKSRLLSGVYSTQ